Proteins from a genomic interval of Medicago truncatula cultivar Jemalong A17 chromosome 3, MtrunA17r5.0-ANR, whole genome shotgun sequence:
- the LOC11425260 gene encoding phytohormone-binding protein CSBP — protein MTKEFNQQAEICVELETLWQALSKDLIVTIPKIIPNIVKDVKVIEGSGGIGTILLLTFFSGLSPVSYQKEKITVLDDSSHEIGLQVVEGGYLNQGFSFYKTSFKLSTTEEDKTMVNVKISYDYELEIEESEFPMKTLESALHFLRCLETNLLNDA, from the exons ATGACAAAGGAGTTCAACCAACAAGCAGAGATATGTGTGGAGTTAGAAACCTTGTGGCAAGCTCTGTCCAAAGATTTGATAGTAACAATACCAAAGATTATACCAAACATTGTGAAAGATGTCAAAGTGATTGAAGGCAGTGGAGGGATTGGTACCATCTTGCTTTTGACTTTCTTCTCAG GTCTATCTCCGGTAAGTTACCAGAAGGAGAAGATCACAGTGCTTGATGATTCTTCCCATGAAATTGGGTTGCAAGTGGTTGAAGGAGGATACTTGAATCAAGGTTTCTCATTCTACAAAACAAGTTTCAAGCTATCTACCACAGAAGAGGATAAGACAATGGTTAATGTGAAGATTTCTTATGATTATGAGTTGGAAATTGAGGAAAGTGAATTTCCAATGAAAACATTAGAATCTGCTTTACACTTTCTTAGATGCTTAGAAACAAATTTGTTGAATGATGCTTGA